The sequence AACTGGTTTACGTGATCTATCGGGATGGGCTACGCAAAGGCGATCCAAAGCGATGGGAACTACCAAGCTGGAAAGGATGGAGAGTGCAGTACAAGAAAGCGAGTCGGATTGTAGACGTGAGATAGCAAAATTATTTCATTCGTGAAATATTAAGCAACCGATCACGTATGGGTTTTTAATGTACATACAATGTTACAAGACTGATTTTTATATAGCTTTTTAAAACGTAAAAGGGGTATAAAAGACGAAAGTTTTATATCCTATTGCTATATCTAAACGGTTGGATGATATTTAGTACACTGTGCTGTCGATATATGCGGGGGAAGCGATATGGAGCATCAAATCAAGGCTAAAGTGGTATTTGACTATACCTCATTCCTCGGAGCGTCGTGTTCTAAAAAATGGACATTTTTGGAAGCAATGAGCACGTTTGCACCTATTTTCAGTCTGATGTGGAAAAACACAATCAAAGACTCGATCTCAGTAGAAGATCGTTTATGGGATCAGGCAATGAAGTCTCTTTCCGCAAGTAGGAGTGATGAGTCTAATATCATCACATTGGTAGAATTGGCGAAAAGCGAAGGGATAGAAGAGCTAAATGTAGTCATGCCTTACGAGCTTGATAACGAACAACTCAAACAAGTCTGTTCACGCGCTCATGCTAACGTTCAACGATTAAATCAAGACGAGCTAAAAATTACGTTCTAAGGTCCCAGTAAGCGGCCAACATAAGCTCTGAAGCTAAAATAAACATAAGCAAAAAGGGTCAGTATCGCTGACCCTTTTTGTTTCTAACAGGTTTGCTTATTAAAGCACTGCTGCGATACCTTGACACAGAGGTAGCATGTTTGAGCGAGTCATACCTGCAACGCTGATGCGGCCAGAACCTACGATGTAGATACCAAACTCATCTTTCAGGCGTGCTACTTGTTCTTTAGTGAGTCCAGAGAACGAGAACATACCGTTTTGACGTTCGATAAAGCTGAAGTCTGCGTCAACACCTTGCTCTTTTAGTGTGGCAACGAACAACTCACGCATAGCCTGAATACGATCACGCATCTCTTTTACTTCTTGTTCCCATTCTGCACGAAGTTCTGGGTTGCTCAAGATGTATGTTACAACTGCGCTACCGTGCGCTGGTGGGTTCGAGTAAATAGAACGAATAATCGCTTTCACTTGAGAGAACGCCGTTGTCGCCACTTCTTCAGACTCAGCAACTAGGGTAAACGCACCAACACGCTCATTGTATAGGCCAAAGTTCTTAGAGAATGAGCTCGCTACTAGAATTTCTTTGTTGTATTTCGCAAAAATACGTAGGCCAGCGGCATCTTCTTCTACGCCTTTCGCAAAACCTTGGTATGCGAAGTCAAATAGAGGCAGCAGTTTTTTCTCTGCAACTAATTTAGCGAGTGTTTCCCACTCTTCCAACGTTGGGTCGATGCCTGTTGGGTTGTGGCAGCAGCCGTGAAGTAGAACAACGTCACCTTCTGATGCTTTTTCTAGGTCCGCAACCATTGCCGCGAAATCTTTGTCTTTAGACTCTGCATCATAGTAACTGTATTGAGCGGTTTCGACACCAGCAGCAGTGAACACACCATTGTGGTTTGCCCAAGTTGGGTTGCTGATCCAAATCTTCACATTACCTAGTTGGCGCTTGATGAATTCACCAGCCACGCGAAGTGCACCAGTACCGCCAGGCGCTTGCGCAGTTTTTGCTAGTTTATTCGCGACAATGTCAGAATCGTCACCAAACAGTAGCTTTTGCACTGCTAGACCATATTCAGCAGTACCTTCGATCGTTAGGTAAGACTTTGTTTTTTCTGTTTCTACCAAAGCAGTTTCTGCTTTCTTTACGGTAGCTAGAACAGGTGTCTCACCTTGCTCGTTTTTGTAAATACCAACTCCAAGGTTGATTTTGTCAGTACGAGCGTCTTTTTTAAACTCTTCGGTAAGGCCAAGGATAGGATCTGCAGGAGCAGCTACTACTTTTTCAAACATATTGATCATCCATGTTAATCGACGTGGGTATACCGCTATTTATACCTTTCTCGCACAGTTGGTACAACCGTTTACATGAACAAAAATAAACAAAATTAAAATTTATGAGGAACATGCTGTGAAGTAAGTGTTTTCACTAGTTTAGTGGTTGATGTGGGAATGAGTGAATCGGCATTGTTGGTGTATACATCAAATCTAAGAGCGATAAAAAGAATGGAACTAAAGTTGTATATTTTAGAAACAAATATGCATATAGTTTCATTTATAATAACTGCTTAATATATTTGTTGTGATTATGTTTAAATGTTGTGCAACCAGTTACATTATTGGGCGATTTATACAACGTTAGGACTTAGGATAAATGGAACAATATAAAAAGATAACACTTGTTTCTTCAATATTTGCGCTTGCAGCTTGTGGCGGGGGAAGTAGTAGTGAAGAGAAAACGACGACTTACTCAGGCTCACTCGTCGTTCCACAAAGTGTCTCGGCACAGTCTGCTAGGGCATTAAGCAGGGAGCTATTTCGTCCATATAGTGCCGAGTGTCCAAATGTACCGGATGGCTATGAACCTATGGCGAATGCCAAGGTGACTCTGGAAGATTACATTGGTACGGCGTTAGGTGCAGAAACCACAACAGACAATTGTGGTGTGTTTACGCTAACGGTTCCTCAAGCCGACGTGACAGGTCAGGAGCCCGTAATCAGCGCTTCACTTGATGGCTACAAAACACTGAAAGCCCATGCAGATAACTTTGTTCAAACAGACAGCGATAAGGCTCCAACGGTTATTGCGTCCACGATTCCTGCTTCAGCCAATTACATTATTAGTGCGATCCAGAAAGCGAGTGGTGATGAGCTTATGTTCTCTGTCACCGATTCATCAACAAATAATGCGGTTATCCAGCTTACGAAAGCGGCTTTCAGTGTCAGTATCAATGGCCAGCCGATAGCTATTTCTAATTTAAACTCTTCTGATCAGCTTGGTGTTGCAAGTAGTAATGTATTGACGTTGGATAGAAGTGGCTCAATGCGACATAGCGCGACAGATGAAAACGGCGATGATGTAATAGATGATAACAACAGCATTGCGTACAACCTGTACAGGCTTACTGCTTTAGCGGCTCATCAATTTGTCTCAGAAAAAAGCACCGCGGATGAAGTGGCAGTGATTCCTTTTGCGTCAGACGTTCTCATGATTACAAATCAGCTTTTGACCACTTTTGATCTTGTTGATAGCAATGACCAGTCGGTAAGTTATAACTACTCAGACTCAGGTTTTTTGAAGGAACAAGCTAAGCTTCACTTTGCTATTGATGTTTACAACCCGCATTCTGGACTTTGGTCTGATGAGCCGCAGTATGATCAAAAGCATTCAGGCCGAAACGACGATATTGCGTCTATAGGAAACTCATTTATTTGGGGATACAGTACGGAACTAGAAAAAGCTGTAGACGAGTCGCTTATCGCTCTTATAAGCCGTGAAAACGCGATCAAACGAGCATTTGTAATGACCGACGGGCACAGTGATTTTAACGACAGAGCCGGTGTGATTGAAAAGGCTAACCAAAACTCTATCCCAGTTCATTCTATTGCGCTTGGTGCTGATGCAGATGAAGAAGACCTGAAAGCGATCTCTGAACAAACTGGCGGCACGTATTACAAGGTTATTAACACATCTGATATTGTAGGCATTTATTCTTCGCTACAAACAACGATCAAGTACGCTTACCTAGCGGCTTTGAACACGCCTTTACAAGCGGGTGACGTTGTAAAGCTATCTCTAGATATCAACGGTGAAACCGTAACGCGTGAGCTGACTATTCAGTAATCGCTTATATACTTATAAAAATGCAAGCGCTCAGCACATGGCTGGGCGCTTTCGTTTGTGCGTATTTCCTGTACTGAATGTTGACCTTATCAATGTGAGCACCTACCGTTTTGCTACTTTGAACGCACTAATCGCATCCTACTTTAGGTCTAACGCTCTCTCAGCGATTATAATCGGCGGCTTATTCTTAAAAGCAGCTAAGTAAAAACAATGAATCGCTACCAGCAGTTGGCTACAGACATCAAACAGTTGATAGAAAACGAAACATGGCGTGCAGGGGAGAAGATCCCATCAGTACGTGTGATGAGCCGCAGTGTCTCTGTTAGTGCTTCTACTGTCTTACAAGCCTACCAATTGCTGGAATCGGAAGGGTGGATAAAAGCCAAACCCCAATCTGGCTATTTCGTATCACCTGATATGGAAAGAGGCCACGCGCCACCGGTTGAGCACCACTTTTCTCAAACCGAGTATAAGGATGAGCTGTACGAATATCTGCGTAACAGCAGCCAAGTTGATGCCCCTTTGGGTTTGGCACTACCTGACTCAGGTTTGTATCCTTTTCAGACACTGACTCGGCATCTTGCAAGTGCTGGGAGAAAAATGCCGGCCAATAGTGCTGTAAGCGATCTTCCACCGGGAAATGAGCAATTAAGACGATTGATAGCGCAGCGCTATCTGAGAAACGGTGTTGTCGTTTCCCATCAAGATATTGTGATTACTTCAGGTGCGATGGAAGCCTTGAACCTTAGCTTACAGGTTGTTTCTAAACCTGGTGATCACGTTGTCATCGAAGACCCGGTGTTTTACGGCGCGATTGAAGCAACTCAGAGAAACCAGCTTGTTGCTGTCCCAGTTACGGTTGAACCATGCAACGGTATCGATTTGGAAGGCTTGGAAAATGCATTTCAGCGGAAAAGTGTTTCTGTGTGTTGGTTAATGCCAAATTATCAGAACCCAACAGGGGCTTTGTATAGCGATAAGAGCAAAAAAACGATCGTTGAGTTGGCAAATCAATACGATGTCAACATTATTGAAGATGACGTTTATTCCGAACTCCATTTCTCAGCCAACCAGCCTAAGCCCCTAAAATATTGGGATGAACACGATAGAGTATTGCTATGTGGCTCTTTTTCTAAATCGTTGTGTCCAGGCTATCGAATAGGGTGGGTCGTGAATAGAAAGCTGAGTGAGCGTCTACAAAAGCAGCAATTGCTGTCTACGCTTTCGAGCAGTTTCCCCATTCAACAAGGTGTTGCACATTACTTACAATATGAAAGTTATGACAACCATTTGCGTAAGCTGCGAAAAGAGCTTTGCTTGCGTCAAAAACAGTACACGAAGTTTATTGAAGCCACATTTCCAAGTGGTACCCAAATATTTGCGCCAAATGGTGGTTACTTTCTCTGGCTAAAGCTCCCTGAACAGCTAAGGATTTCGGCGATTTATCAACAGTTAATTTCTGAAGGGATCTCGTTTGGGTATGGAAGCTTATTCAGTGCGCAAGGGCGTTACCAAAATTACATACGCCTCAATATCTCCTTTGAGTTGAACGCGAAGACCGAAAGTGCCCTCCAGCGGATAGCGGAACGGGTACACACTCAACTGTTTGGAGATTTATCTTAGTAACTGTATTGCAACTATTCGGCTGGCTTGTAGTGAAATAGCCAAACGACAATTCACCGAGTTAATGTTATGCAAAGACAGAGTTCGAAGCATGAATATAGGCTGATTGTGGTGGCGATAGTCAGTGCGTTACTTGTTATTTTTGGCCACCTAATTTTATCTAAATCCTTTTCTGGCATGCCATTGCTTGAATACACTGCGGCCGCGATCCCCTTTGCTATGTTTGCTCTATGTATTTATGGTTTCCGCTACGCGTCTAAAGTTGATGAAGACAATTGAGTAAAGCCTCCTAAACCGAAGTCGGGTAGGAGGCTTTATGCACTAAAATTAGCGTGATGTTTTATCTGGATGTGAAGCGGAAGGATCTTGCTCGGATGGGTAAATACCCATCAGGTCTTCTGCATTTTGAAGCCAATCAGGATGCCAGAAATAGGGCTGGCTACCTGCTGGATGATCCCACTCCAGTGTTTTTTCGTGCCTGCCTAAATATGACAGGTCATCAAGTCTGAATACTTTCATAACTTGTCTCCTCACTAGACAACTTTTCTTAGTGAACCTAATAAGTATGGTTTATCTCGTGAGGTTTTGCTGAACGAAAAATCCGCAGAATCCCTGCAATAGAGAGCGGTTAGTCCTGATTCTTTTTATTCAAATCATCGACAATGGCTTGCTTTGCGTGCTCTATTGTCGGGGTTTCACCTTCTTCTAGATCTAACTCTTTACGACCATGCATCCCGGTTAGATCCTCTGCGACGTGAAGCCAGTCAGGATGCCAGTAATACGGTTGTGTACCTTGAGGGTGATCCCAGCTGTGTACACCGTCTTGGACGCCGTTATAGTTGAGGTCTTCAATTTTGAACACTTTCATTGTCCGTTCCCTGAACATAATAAACACCTTTAAAATTAGTAGATAAAGGACACATGTTCCAATTATTACAGGCATAAAAAAACCTCCGCATGCGGAGGTTTATATCATTCTTTTTGCGAATTAGAAGTTCGCAGAGCGTGGTGTACGTGGGAACGGGATCACGTCGCGAACGTTACCCATACCTGTTACGTAAGACACTAAACGCTCAAAACCAAGGCCGAAACCAGCGTGAGGTACTGTACCGTAACGACGTAGATCGCGGTACCAGCCCATGTGCTCAGGTTCGATACCCATTTCACGCATACGCTCGTCTAGAATATCCAGACGCTCTTCACGCTGAGAACCACCAATGATTTCGCCGATACCCGGTGCAAGTACGTCCATCGCTGCTACAGTCTTACCGTCATCGTTCAGACGCATGTAGAATGCTTTGATGTCTTTCGGGTAGTTCTTAACGATAACTGGCGCTTTGAAGTGTTCTTCTGCTAGGAAACGCTCATGCTCAGAAGACATGTCGATACCCCATTCAACTGGGAATTCGAACTCACGACCAGAATCAAGAAGGATTTGGATTGCGTCTGTGTAGTCAACTTGTGCGAAGTCAGAAGAAACGAATTGCTCTAGACGAGTAATGGCTTCTTTGTCGATGCGTTGTGCGAAGAACTCAAGGTCATCACGACGCTCTTCTAGTACCGCTTTGAATACGTACTTCAGCATGTCTTCAGCCAGTTTTGCTACGTCATCCAGTTCCGCGAATGCGACTTCTGGCTCAACCATCCAGAACTCTGCAAGGTGACGGCTGGTGTTCGAGTTTTCAGCACGGAACGTCGGGCCGAATGTGTACACTTTGCTTAATGCACAAGCGTAAGTTTCTGCGTTTAGCTGACCAGATACCGTTAGGAAAGTTTCTTTGCCGAAGAAGTCTTCGTTGTAATCCACTTTGCCTTCTTCTGTGCGAGGTAGGTTTTCCATGTCTAGCGTAGATACGCGGAACATTTCACCTGCACCTTCCGCATCAGATGCCGTAATTAGCGGAGCAGAAACCCAGAAGTAACCTTGCTCATGGTAAAAACGGTGGATGGCTTGAGATAGACAGTTACGAACACGTGCTACAGCGCCGATTACGTTTGTACGTGGGCGCAGGTGTGCAACTTCACGTAGGTACTCGATAGAGTGACGAGTCTTTGCCATTGGGTAAGTGTCTGCGTCTTCAACCCAACCTACAACCTTTACGTCTATCGCTGCTAGTTCGAAATCTTGGCCAGATGCTGGAGATTCAACAACTTTACCCGTCACTTCAACAGAACAACCTGTTGTCAGTTTTAGGACTTCGTCATTGTAATTATTTAAATTATTTGGGACCACGGCCTGAATCGGGTCGAAACAAGAACCGTCATAGATGGCAAGGAAAGAAATTCCAGCTTTGGAATCACGACGTGAACGGATCCAGCCTCGAACAGTTACTTCACTGTCTACTGCTAGCTTACCGCTTAGTACGTCATTTACAGGCGCGTAAGTCATGTTTTAAATATTCTCCATTGAGTAAAAATTCAACCCAATGCTTCAGTAACTCACTGTTTAACTAATGAGCAAACATTGGGTTGGGTAGAATTCTACATATTCAATGGAACATATTACCTTTCAATTCTTATGCTTCAACCTTTATTCTCAATTCCTCGTATAAAAATCGCGCAAATCGGCTTAATTCTTATGAGAAAGAGAAAACTGGTTGATAAGTAGTTCCAGATGTTCAGACAGCTGTTCAAGATTCATACTAATATCACGAGTCTGTGCGGCTGATTGAGACGTTTCGTCAGCATGCTGAGTGATTGTCTCGACTTTATGTTGAACTTCCAAACTGACCTGCGTTGTATTGCTGGTTTGTTGCTGAATATTTTCCGCATGTTGTAGCGCCTGTTGCATTTCAGACACCACTTCAGACATAGCGGAAGATAATGCTTCGATTTCGTTTGAACGTTGATGGGCTGTTTCGCAAACAGTATCGACAGATCGGAGTGATGTTTCACTGTCTTTCTGGAACTGAGAAATGATAGCTTCAATGCTTCCAGTTGCTTCGGCAGTGCGACTCGCTAATTGTCTGACTTCATCGGCGACCACAGCAAATCCACGACCTTGCTCACCTGCTCGTGCCGCTTCGATCGCAGCATTCAAAGCGAGTAAATTCGTTTGCTCTGCAATCCCTTTGATCACTTCCAAAATGGTGGATACCTCTGCCGTTTGCTGGTTGAGATCCACAATATTGCCTTTGACTTGCTCAATGTCTGTCACCAGACTTTTGATCTCAGTGCTCGCAGCATGTGCTTGAGTGGCACTTTGTTCAGCGATGCTTGTCGTGTGTTTGATCAAACCAGAGGCTTCTTCCGTTGCTTGTTCGACTTGGAGTTGTTGCGATTGCATCTGCTCAATGTTCGATTGCACATCAGACGTTTCTTTTTGCTGGTTGTGCGCAGCTTGATCAGTCACCATCGCCACATTCGTTAGCTGTGTGGCTGAGCTAGTCAGGTTATGCGAGGTATGTTGAACTTGTTGAAGGCTGTCGCTTACTGTACCCATAAAAGAGTTAATCGCGGTGGCTAACTGGCCAATTTCATCTTTATTTTCGTGCTCAAGTCTCTGTGATAAGTTTTTACTTTCGCTCACGCTCTGCATGTAGCTAGAGGTTTTCTGAATAGGGCGAACAATGAATTTTCGGATAAGGAGTAGGGTAACGAGAAAACCAATCAGCCCCAACGTCGCCATGATAGATACAGCAATAAATGTGCGTTGGCTGATAAGGCTATTCACGTGAGATAAATTGTACTCAAGGCGAATGGCGCCAAGCACTTCTCCTTCTGGTGCCATATGGCAAGAAACACAATTGGTGCCTCGATAGTTTTCGCTCGACTTCATCGGCAGTGCGACAACCAATCCTTTGCCCCATTCCGCTTGGATAGGTTCAATAATCAGTTCACCGTTTAGAGCGCGTCGATCAATGTCATCCGTTGGTTTTTGGTTCTCTTGGCCTGGGCCATAAAGTTTGCTGACGACGTCTGAGCGCAATACTTTGACTTGCTCAATGCCATCTTGTGCCAACGCTTTTTGGCGCAACGTTTCTTTTTGCGCCATCGTGCCTGTTAGCATCATCATGTTGAGGCTGTCGAAGTAGTTACTGGCCTTGTCATGCAACTGTTCACTGAGAACTGAGTTCATTAGCTCTTTCTGTTGCCAATATTGGTACGCTGTAGAAGCAGCCAAAACAAGGGAAAATACAGTAACAAGAGTCACCAGCAACTTGGTTGTAATCGTTGAGCTCATTTATAAGTACTTTGATTTTAAAATTGGAATAAATTTCAAGAGGATGTCCGAATTATATGACAATTCAACGGGGTGGGATACGGAATGTGACCACAGGCTAAGTGTGGTTTAAGTAAATGTGATGTGACGCTGCCGTTATCAAGGTTTTGACGCAACGCCATTTTTACGACACATCTCAAGGTTTGGTGTATCTATGTGCACAATTGATCGAGATTTATCGTGATGAGATGCTTGTCACACTTGGTGTAATTCCTTAGTATTGCCTGTCTTTTTTAAAGCTCGAGAACCAACCAATATGAGAACTGAACTTTACAAGGAATTTATGTTTGAAGCGGCACATCGCTTACCACATGTTCCTGAAGGTCATAAATGTGGTCGCCTGCATGGTCACTCTTTCTTAGTCCGTCTGTATGTTGAAGGTGACGTTGATCCACACACAGGTTGGGTTATCGACTTTTCTGAAATCAAAGCCGCTTTCAAGCCTATTTACGATCGTTTAGATCACTACTATTTGAATGATATCGAAGGCTTAGAGAATCCAACCAGTGAAGTGCTGGCAAAATGGATTTGGCAGGAGCTTAAGCCAAGCTTGCCTTTACTGAGTAAAGTTGAGATTAAAGAAACGTGCACTGCGGGCTGTATTTACAAGGGCGAATAAGTGTAAATATCTCCCGAGAACAGGTGAAAGCGGAGCTCAGGCTTCGCTTTTTTTGTATCTATGCTTTGCGGATCTAGGTTTTGTGTTCCTAAGACTTGTGAAAGTTACCAGTATTTACTGGCGATATTTCTCTAAAGTTGACAGGGTTTTCTGGTTAATAAGTCTACAATGATGGCGTTTTGTCAAATATT is a genomic window of Vibrio japonicus containing:
- a CDS encoding vWA domain-containing protein, with the protein product MEQYKKITLVSSIFALAACGGGSSSEEKTTTYSGSLVVPQSVSAQSARALSRELFRPYSAECPNVPDGYEPMANAKVTLEDYIGTALGAETTTDNCGVFTLTVPQADVTGQEPVISASLDGYKTLKAHADNFVQTDSDKAPTVIASTIPASANYIISAIQKASGDELMFSVTDSSTNNAVIQLTKAAFSVSINGQPIAISNLNSSDQLGVASSNVLTLDRSGSMRHSATDENGDDVIDDNNSIAYNLYRLTALAAHQFVSEKSTADEVAVIPFASDVLMITNQLLTTFDLVDSNDQSVSYNYSDSGFLKEQAKLHFAIDVYNPHSGLWSDEPQYDQKHSGRNDDIASIGNSFIWGYSTELEKAVDESLIALISRENAIKRAFVMTDGHSDFNDRAGVIEKANQNSIPVHSIALGADADEEDLKAISEQTGGTYYKVINTSDIVGIYSSLQTTIKYAYLAALNTPLQAGDVVKLSLDINGETVTRELTIQ
- the queD gene encoding 6-carboxytetrahydropterin synthase QueD, with the translated sequence MRTELYKEFMFEAAHRLPHVPEGHKCGRLHGHSFLVRLYVEGDVDPHTGWVIDFSEIKAAFKPIYDRLDHYYLNDIEGLENPTSEVLAKWIWQELKPSLPLLSKVEIKETCTAGCIYKGE
- a CDS encoding amino acid aminotransferase, which produces MFEKVVAAPADPILGLTEEFKKDARTDKINLGVGIYKNEQGETPVLATVKKAETALVETEKTKSYLTIEGTAEYGLAVQKLLFGDDSDIVANKLAKTAQAPGGTGALRVAGEFIKRQLGNVKIWISNPTWANHNGVFTAAGVETAQYSYYDAESKDKDFAAMVADLEKASEGDVVLLHGCCHNPTGIDPTLEEWETLAKLVAEKKLLPLFDFAYQGFAKGVEEDAAGLRIFAKYNKEILVASSFSKNFGLYNERVGAFTLVAESEEVATTAFSQVKAIIRSIYSNPPAHGSAVVTYILSNPELRAEWEQEVKEMRDRIQAMRELFVATLKEQGVDADFSFIERQNGMFSFSGLTKEQVARLKDEFGIYIVGSGRISVAGMTRSNMLPLCQGIAAVL
- a CDS encoding aminotransferase-like domain-containing protein yields the protein MNRYQQLATDIKQLIENETWRAGEKIPSVRVMSRSVSVSASTVLQAYQLLESEGWIKAKPQSGYFVSPDMERGHAPPVEHHFSQTEYKDELYEYLRNSSQVDAPLGLALPDSGLYPFQTLTRHLASAGRKMPANSAVSDLPPGNEQLRRLIAQRYLRNGVVVSHQDIVITSGAMEALNLSLQVVSKPGDHVVIEDPVFYGAIEATQRNQLVAVPVTVEPCNGIDLEGLENAFQRKSVSVCWLMPNYQNPTGALYSDKSKKTIVELANQYDVNIIEDDVYSELHFSANQPKPLKYWDEHDRVLLCGSFSKSLCPGYRIGWVVNRKLSERLQKQQLLSTLSSSFPIQQGVAHYLQYESYDNHLRKLRKELCLRQKQYTKFIEATFPSGTQIFAPNGGYFLWLKLPEQLRISAIYQQLISEGISFGYGSLFSAQGRYQNYIRLNISFELNAKTESALQRIAERVHTQLFGDLS
- a CDS encoding methyl-accepting chemotaxis protein — protein: MSSTITTKLLVTLVTVFSLVLAASTAYQYWQQKELMNSVLSEQLHDKASNYFDSLNMMMLTGTMAQKETLRQKALAQDGIEQVKVLRSDVVSKLYGPGQENQKPTDDIDRRALNGELIIEPIQAEWGKGLVVALPMKSSENYRGTNCVSCHMAPEGEVLGAIRLEYNLSHVNSLISQRTFIAVSIMATLGLIGFLVTLLLIRKFIVRPIQKTSSYMQSVSESKNLSQRLEHENKDEIGQLATAINSFMGTVSDSLQQVQHTSHNLTSSATQLTNVAMVTDQAAHNQQKETSDVQSNIEQMQSQQLQVEQATEEASGLIKHTTSIAEQSATQAHAASTEIKSLVTDIEQVKGNIVDLNQQTAEVSTILEVIKGIAEQTNLLALNAAIEAARAGEQGRGFAVVADEVRQLASRTAEATGSIEAIISQFQKDSETSLRSVDTVCETAHQRSNEIEALSSAMSEVVSEMQQALQHAENIQQQTSNTTQVSLEVQHKVETITQHADETSQSAAQTRDISMNLEQLSEHLELLINQFSLSHKN
- the asnS gene encoding asparagine--tRNA ligase, encoding MTYAPVNDVLSGKLAVDSEVTVRGWIRSRRDSKAGISFLAIYDGSCFDPIQAVVPNNLNNYNDEVLKLTTGCSVEVTGKVVESPASGQDFELAAIDVKVVGWVEDADTYPMAKTRHSIEYLREVAHLRPRTNVIGAVARVRNCLSQAIHRFYHEQGYFWVSAPLITASDAEGAGEMFRVSTLDMENLPRTEEGKVDYNEDFFGKETFLTVSGQLNAETYACALSKVYTFGPTFRAENSNTSRHLAEFWMVEPEVAFAELDDVAKLAEDMLKYVFKAVLEERRDDLEFFAQRIDKEAITRLEQFVSSDFAQVDYTDAIQILLDSGREFEFPVEWGIDMSSEHERFLAEEHFKAPVIVKNYPKDIKAFYMRLNDDGKTVAAMDVLAPGIGEIIGGSQREERLDILDERMREMGIEPEHMGWYRDLRRYGTVPHAGFGLGFERLVSYVTGMGNVRDVIPFPRTPRSANF
- a CDS encoding transporter, with protein sequence MEHQIKAKVVFDYTSFLGASCSKKWTFLEAMSTFAPIFSLMWKNTIKDSISVEDRLWDQAMKSLSASRSDESNIITLVELAKSEGIEELNVVMPYELDNEQLKQVCSRAHANVQRLNQDELKITF